The Brassica napus cultivar Da-Ae chromosome C7, Da-Ae, whole genome shotgun sequence genome has a segment encoding these proteins:
- the LOC106348703 gene encoding exonuclease DPD1, chloroplastic/mitochondrial: MCISISQVSRFRTNLFVGSSYCERVHGWFKNNSTPKLLDIRSSSVNSKSRWVRRNVSTTTQGGRSNTKSSVLGGAVPVTRIVDAESTAKIQQQQPFGNLQQRLAENKDLSSLLTVIVSDLETTGLHRVKERIIEIAAQDLAGGENSTFQSLINPGVPILNASIHGIRNDMVCRPEVPRMEEMIPIFLRYVQSRQKPGGYVMIVAHNGKTFDFQFLINEFNRCSYEIPHNWLFFDSLPLARESMKSVDATVKPKASLSALGDYYNLTRDGDAHRALSDVLLLSQVFQRLTIDLKLSLSDLVLRSYTTSDLIAAMAKNKKA, encoded by the exons ATGTGTATTTCAATCTCGCAAGTCTCTAGATTCAGAACCAACCTATTCGTAGGAAGCTCTTACTGTGAACGTGTCCACGGCTGGTTCAAAAACAACTCAACCCCAAAGCTGCTTGATATCAGATCCTCCTCGGTTAATAGCAAGAGCAGATGGGTCAGGCGTAACGTGAGTACAACTACACAAGGAGGCAGGAGCAACACCAAGAGCAGCGTCCTGGGAGGAGCGGTTCCTGTCACCAGGATAGTAGATGCAGAGAGCACGGCCAAGATACAACAACAACAGCCTTTTGGAAACCTTCAGCAGCGTCTTGCGGAAAACAAAGATCTGTCTAGTCTCCTCACTGTTATAGTCTCTGATCTCGAGACGACAGGGTTGCACAGGGTGAAGGAGAGGATTATCGAAATCGCAGCTCAGGATCTAGCTGGTGGTGAGAACAGCACGTTTCAAAGTCTGATTAACCCTGGTGTTCCTATATTGAATGCAAGTATCCATGGGATCAGGAATGATATGGTTTGTAGACCTGAGGTTCCAAG AATGGAGGAGATGATACCGATATTTCTACGGTATGTTCAGAGTAGACAGAAGCCTGGTGGCTATGTGATGATTGTTGCACATAACGGCAAAACATTTGATTTTCAGTTCTTGATCAACGAGTTCAACCGTTGCTCTTACGAGATTCCTCATAACTGGCTGTTCTTTGACTCGCTCCCACTCGCTAGAGAGAGCATGAAGTCTGTAG ACGCAACAGTGAAGCCAAAAGCGTCATTATCAGCACTAGGGGATTACTACAATCTTACAAGGGATGGTGACGCTCACAGAGCATTGTCAGATGTGTTACTCTTGTCTCAGGTGTTTCAGAGACTAACCATTGATCTCAAGCTCTCACTCTCTGATCTTGTCCTCCGCTCTTACACCACATCCGACCTTATTGCTGCCATGGCAAAGAACAAGAAGGCCTGA
- the LOC106348704 gene encoding protein DEHYDRATION-INDUCED 19 homolog 6-like translates to MDSDSWTDRLASASRRYQLDFLSRSDNFLGFEEIEGEDDFREEYACPFCSDYFDIVSLCCHIDEDHPMNTINGVCPVCAVKVSSDMVAHITLQHANMFKVTTRKRKARRGGAQSMLSILKREFPDGNFQSLFEGTSRVVPPSSATIAADPLLSSFITPMADELFISESGLYGETSSAKKASNQSLPERKVEKKSLSAEDHREKLKQSEFVQGIFCSTILDDGL, encoded by the exons ATGGATTCCGATTCGTGGACTGATCGTCTCGCATCGGCTTCAAGGAGATACCAGCTCGATTTCTTGTCCCGATCTG ATAATTTCTTGGGGTTTGAGGAGATAGAGGGAGAAGATGACTTCAGGGAGGAGTATGCTTGCCCCTTCTGCTCTGACTACTTTGATATCGTCTCTCTCTGCTGCCACATAGACGAAGATCATCCTATGAACACAATTAATGGG GTGTGCCCCGTTTGTGCGGTGAAAGTGAGTTCCGATATGGTTGCTCATATAACACTTCAGCATGCAAACATGTTCAAG GTGACGACGAGGAAAAGGAAAGCAAGAAGAGGCGGGGCTCAGTCCATGCTATCCATCTTGAAGAGAGAGTTTCCTGATGGAAACTTTCAGAGCTTGTTTGAAGGAACCTCGCGCGTTGTGCCTCCTTCGTCTGCCACTATAGCTGCTGACCCTTTGCTGTCTTCGTTCATCACGCCAATGGCAGATGAACTTTTCATTTCTGAGTCAGGTTTATATGGAGAGACAAGTTCTGCCAAGAAGGCATCGAATCAGAGTTTGCCTGAACG GAAGGTTGAGAAGAAGTCGCTTTCAGCAGAGGATCACAGAGAAAAGTTGAAACAGAGCGAGTTTGTTCAAGGGATTTTCTGCTCTACGATTCTTGATGATGGATTATAA